In the genome of Paramisgurnus dabryanus chromosome 18, PD_genome_1.1, whole genome shotgun sequence, one region contains:
- the slc6a7 gene encoding sodium-dependent proline transporter encodes MQREEATAAPGNGVKNTEPTRESPVQQNSTVSSHDVISPVSQSQAEHQPSSSAPAPAPPTREQWGGKYEFLLSCIGYCVGLGNVWRFPYLCYRNGGGVFLIPYFIMLFFTGMPLFLMELSLGQYGAAGPIMVWKCCPLLKGIGIGMLCVSILVCLYYNVIIAWTFYYLFSSFQSPLPWSCDALHNVALCGNNTNATQSPSEVFWNVKVLGMVNSDGLHDPGPVRWPLALCLLAAWFVIFLCMLKGIRSSGKVVYVTATFPYFVLVVLIIRGATLEGSLSGVSFYLTPNWAHLANAQVWNDAASQIFYSLGIGVGGLLSMASYNKFDNNVIRDTLIITVGNCGTSFFAGFAIFSILGHMAWRKGVPVGQVADTGPGLAFVAYPEALALLPGSVFWSILFFIMLFMLGVDTLFGNMEGICTAVLDEFPQLRSNLKHKTLFLASLCFCFYLMGLLLITDGGIYWFTLIDSFSTSFGLIIITLFMCIGISFFYGVNQFCQDIVDMICGCPPWCTKLLVYFKACWVVFTPFLLMFILTYIFIEMYRTSLRYGSYVFPTWGKALGVCMGTFCCLQILIWAIVAVSKESGTLNERFKKSIRPLNSWRVNNAATQDQHVEAERVDGPYTVNLAEADFTAMEWEAISEA; translated from the exons ATGCAGCGCGAGGAGGCGACAGCAGCACCTGGAAACGGTGTCAAAAATACAGAACCTACACGAGAG AGTCCAGTACAGCAGAACAGCACTGTGTCTTCTCATGATGTCATTAGTCCTGTATCCCAGTCCCAAGCTGAACATCAGCCTTCATCTTCTGCACCTGCACCTGCTCCTCCAACCAGAGAGCAGTGGGGCGGCAAATATGAATTTCTACTCTCCTGTATAGGCTACTGTGTTGGCTTGGGAAATGTGTGGAGGTTCCCCTATCTCTGCTACAGAAATGGAGGAG GTGTGTTCCTCATACCTTATTTCATCATGCTGTTCTTCACGGGAATGCCGCTCTTCCTTATGGAGCTCAGCCTGGGTCAGTATGGAGCGGCCGGCCCTATTATGGTCTGGAAGTGTTGTCCGCTCCTGAAAG GGATTGGCATAGGGATGCTGTGTGTGTCCATTCTTGTGTGTCTGTATTATAATGTTATCATTGCTTGGACGTTCTACTACCTGTTCAGTTCCTTCCAGAGTCCTTTACCATGGTCATGTGACGCTCTTCATAATGTTGCTCTTTGCGGA AATAACACAAATGCCACCCAAAGTCCAAGTGAGGTCTTCTGGAA tgtGAAGGTCCTGGGTATGGTGAACAGTGATGGGCTGCATGACCCCGGTCCGGTCCGTTGGCCCCTGGCTCTCTGCTTGCTGGCTGCCTGGTTTGTTATTTTCCTATGCATGCTGAAGGGCATTCGCAGCTCCGGCAAG GTGGTTTATGTGACCGCCACATTCCCATATTTTGTGCTTGTGGTGCTTATTATAAGGGGAGCCACTCTGGAGGGCTCTTTAAGTGGCGTATCCTTCTACCTCACTCCAAACTGGGCCCATTTGGCAAACGCACAG gtCTGGAATGATGCTGCATCACAGATATTTTACTCCCTGGGTATCGGGGTTGGTGGTCTCCTCTCAATGGCCTCTTACAATAAATTTGACAATAATGTCATCAG GGACACATTGATCATCACTGTAGGAAACTGTGGCACTAGCTTTTTTGCTGGCTTTGCTATCTTCTCCATTCTGGGTCACATGGCTTGGAGGAAAGGTGTGCCTGTGGGACAAGTAGCAGATACAG GTCCTGGACTAGCATTTGTTGCCTACCCAGAAGCCCTGGCACTTCTCCCCGGATCAGTGTTTTGGTCCATTCTGTTTTTTATCATGCTCTTTATGTTAGGAGTGGACACACTG TTTGGTAACATGGAGGGCATCTGTACAGCAGTGTTGGATGAGTTTCCTCAGCTCAGATCTAATCTCAAACACAAGACGCTGTTTCTGGCTTCGCTCTGTTTCTGCTTTTATCTGATGGGTCTGCTTCTGATCACTGAT GGAGGGATTTACTGGTTCACCCTCATTGACTCCTTCAGTACCAGCTTTGGTCTCATCATTATAACTCTCTTCATGTGCATTGGCATCTCATTCTTCTatg GGGTAAACCAGTTCTGTCAGGATATTGTGGACATGATCTGTGGATGTCCACCCTGGTGCACAAAACTACTGGTGTACTTCAAAGCCTGCTGGGTGGTTTTCACTCCCTTCCTGCTTATG TTCATCTTGACTTACATCTTCATCGAGATGTACCGTACTTCTCTACGCTACGGTTCCTATGTGTTTCCAACCTGGGGCAAAGCTCTGGGTGTGTGTATGGGAACCTTCTGCTGTCTACAGATTCTCATCTGGGCCATAGTGGCGGTCAGTAAAGAGTCTGGCACTCTGAACGAA CGCTTTAAGAAATCCATCCGTCCACTGAACTCCTGGCGTGTGAACAACGCTGCCACTCAGGATCAGCACGTGGAAGCGGAGAGAGTAGACGGACCCTACACCGTTAACCTGGCTGAAGCGGACTTTACTGCCATGGAATGGGAGGCTATAAGCGAGGCATAA